A single window of Oceanococcus atlanticus DNA harbors:
- the efpL gene encoding elongation factor P-like protein EfpL, translated as MPKAAELKSGMVVDIDGKPYIVRQVQAHNPTARGASTLYKVRLNHAQSGQKLDQTFKGDDMLTDVDFRRRQVQYLYQDADGYTFMDVADYSQFTLGAEQLENVTPFLIDNAEGYTALIVEEVCVGVEPPGTVELTVTQTAPAIKGASQSARSKTAVLESGLEIQVPEYLAEGEVVKVNTLTREFISRA; from the coding sequence ATGCCCAAAGCTGCTGAACTCAAGTCCGGAATGGTCGTCGACATCGATGGCAAGCCCTACATCGTGCGGCAGGTACAAGCCCACAATCCGACCGCGCGAGGCGCCAGCACCCTGTACAAAGTGCGCTTGAACCATGCGCAAAGTGGCCAAAAACTGGACCAAACCTTCAAGGGCGACGACATGCTGACCGACGTTGATTTTCGTCGTCGGCAGGTCCAATACCTGTATCAGGACGCCGACGGCTACACCTTCATGGATGTGGCCGACTACAGCCAGTTCACACTGGGTGCCGAACAGCTGGAGAATGTCACCCCCTTTCTGATCGACAACGCAGAGGGTTACACCGCACTGATCGTGGAAGAGGTTTGTGTTGGTGTTGAGCCACCAGGCACAGTCGAGCTCACGGTCACCCAGACCGCACCGGCCATCAAGGGCGCCAGTCAGAGTGCGCGCTCGAAGACCGCCGTATTGGAATCGGGCCTGGAAATCCAGGTGCCTGAATACCTCGCCGAAGGCGAAGTGGTGAAGGTCAATACGCTGACCCGGGAATTCATCTCCCGGGCCTGA